Proteins found in one Phocoena sinus isolate mPhoSin1 chromosome 19, mPhoSin1.pri, whole genome shotgun sequence genomic segment:
- the C19H19orf12 gene encoding protein C19orf12 homolog isoform X2 → MPVAVEDIMRLLCSVSEERKMRAAVRHSGRGALVTGAVAFVGGLVGGPPGLAVGGAVGGLLGAWMTSGQFKPVPQIIMELPPAEQQKLFNEATAIVRHLQWTDAVQLTMLVMGSEALQQQLLAMLANYVTKELRAEVQYDD, encoded by the exons ATGCCCGTCGCGGTGGAGGACATCATGAGGCTGCTGTGCTCCGTCTCTGAGGAGAGGAAAATGCGGGCGGCCGTCAGGCACTCCGGGAGGGGCGCCCTGGTCACAGGGGCCGTGGCCTTCGTTGGTGGTTTGGTGGGTGGCCCACCAGGACTAGCCGTTG GGGGGGCCGTCGGGGGTTTGTTAGGCGCATGGATGACAAGTGGACAGTTTAAGCCAGTTCCTCAAATCATAATGGAGCTGCCACCTGCCGAGCAGCAGAAGCTCTTTAACGAAGCCACTGCCATCGTCAGGCACCTGCAATGGACGGACGCCGTGCAGCTGACCATGCTGGTCATGGGCAGTGAGGCCCTGCAGCAGCAGCTGCTGGCGATGCTGGCCAACTACGTCACCAAGGAGCTCCGGGCGGAAGTGCAGTACGACGACTAG
- the C19H19orf12 gene encoding protein C19orf12 homolog isoform X1 yields MSPPAGTPVSACARACDFPQEPRCAAMPVAVEDIMRLLCSVSEERKMRAAVRHSGRGALVTGAVAFVGGLVGGPPGLAVGGAVGGLLGAWMTSGQFKPVPQIIMELPPAEQQKLFNEATAIVRHLQWTDAVQLTMLVMGSEALQQQLLAMLANYVTKELRAEVQYDD; encoded by the exons ATGTCACCTCCTGCAGGAACTCCTGTGTCTGCGTGTGCCCGCGCGTGTGACTTCCCGCAGGAACCGCG GTGTGCTGCGATGCCCGTCGCGGTGGAGGACATCATGAGGCTGCTGTGCTCCGTCTCTGAGGAGAGGAAAATGCGGGCGGCCGTCAGGCACTCCGGGAGGGGCGCCCTGGTCACAGGGGCCGTGGCCTTCGTTGGTGGTTTGGTGGGTGGCCCACCAGGACTAGCCGTTG GGGGGGCCGTCGGGGGTTTGTTAGGCGCATGGATGACAAGTGGACAGTTTAAGCCAGTTCCTCAAATCATAATGGAGCTGCCACCTGCCGAGCAGCAGAAGCTCTTTAACGAAGCCACTGCCATCGTCAGGCACCTGCAATGGACGGACGCCGTGCAGCTGACCATGCTGGTCATGGGCAGTGAGGCCCTGCAGCAGCAGCTGCTGGCGATGCTGGCCAACTACGTCACCAAGGAGCTCCGGGCGGAAGTGCAGTACGACGACTAG